CGGATTGTTGCCGAGTGTCGGCGGGCGTTCGCGTTGAACACGGGGGTGTTTCGGGCGCTGGGGGACGAGTTCCGCATCAGCGCGTGACGTTCCACGTGACGTTCCACCGGGGGGCGCGGTTATTGGGTGCGGGTCCGCTGTGGCCGGCCGCGCAGTTCCCCGCGCCCCTTAAAAACAAAAGACTGCGCCGTTCCCCGCGCCCCTGAAGGGGCGCGGGATTCCCGGTCTCGCCCGGCAGGGAGTCGTCAGCGTTCCAGGAAGACTCTGCCGCCCAGTTCTATCCAGCCCTCGGGCTGGGGCGCTGTCAGGAGCTGGGAGCCCGTGCCCTGGATGATGTTCAGGGCACGGCCCAGTTGGGCCGTCAGCTGGAGGGCCGCGGCACCCGTCGCCTCGTCCTCGTCCACGCCGTCCCCCCGGCCGGGGAAGCCACGGGCCCGGACACGGCCGGCGGCCTCGTCCTCCCACGCCCAGGCGTACACCCTCCCCCGGACTTCGTCCGGGGGGACCCCCAACTCGCTTCGCTCGCCCGTCGGCGGCACCGCCAGCGCCTCCACCTCCGCGGCCGTGGCGTACTGCCGCAGCGTGCGCGCCCGCGCCCACTCCGGTCGCGCCTCGATCCAGGTGAACTCGCCGTCCAGCCGCGTACCCACCACGCCCGCGGGCGTGACGAGTTCGGGTACGTCCAGCAGCCAGGCCACGCCCACGCACGGGTATCCGGCGAACGGCAGCCGCACACCGGGCGTGTAGATGTCGATGACCCCGCGCTCGGGGTCGTCGACGAACACCGTCTCGCTGAAGCCGAGTTTCGCCGCGAACGCCTGCCGTTCGTCCCGGTCGGGCAGTGCGGAACCCTCCCGGACCACCCCGAGTTCATTGCCGTACTCGCCGCGGGGCCCGCAGAAGACCCGCACCACGTCGTAATCAGTCACGCTCGCATTCAAACATCATGACGACGACGTGCGTGCGGGTAACTCCCCGGTCAGGCCTGGGCGGAGCCCGTCATACGGCGGCGGCGTACCGCGAACACCACGCCCGCGCCCGCCGCCACGGTGACCGCCGCGGCGGCTCCCAGCGCGCCGACCGGGACCTCGGAGCCGGTGGAGGCGAGGTTGCCGCTCACGCCGCCCGTGGTGGACCCGGTCGTACCCGCGCCTCCGGTGGTGCCGCCGGTCGTCCCGCCCGTGGTGCCGCCCGTGCCGCCACCCGTTCCGGCGGTCGACGTCGGGTCGCCGTCCGGGAGTTCGGCGTCCGCGGTCAGGGCCACGGCGATGTCGACCGGGTCGAGTTCGGCGCCGGCCTGGTAGAAGCCGCCGAACGCCGCCGACCCCGCCGCGGTGAGGGTGGTGGCGACGTCGTCGAGGGTGATGACGTCCTTCTTCGCGGTCAGGTCCGCGGACTTGGGCCTGAGTTCGGCGAGGGTCACGTCCTCGGACTTCTCACCGAGGCTGTCGACGTCGGCGGTCAGCTTGCCGGAGCCGCCGTCGATCTCCGCCTTCAGGTCGCTGAGGGTGAGGTCGAGACCGTAACTGCCGTTGTCCTCGTGGCCCTTGAAGTTGACCGAGCCCTTGAAGGAGGCCTTGAGGGTGTCGGCGTCCGTGTCGTAGGTGCCCGTGGCGTCGGGGAAGGTGAAGGCGCCGTTGCCGGACGCCTGCTCCGC
This sequence is a window from Streptomyces ortus. Protein-coding genes within it:
- a CDS encoding PhzF family phenazine biosynthesis protein is translated as MTDYDVVRVFCGPRGEYGNELGVVREGSALPDRDERQAFAAKLGFSETVFVDDPERGVIDIYTPGVRLPFAGYPCVGVAWLLDVPELVTPAGVVGTRLDGEFTWIEARPEWARARTLRQYATAAEVEALAVPPTGERSELGVPPDEVRGRVYAWAWEDEAAGRVRARGFPGRGDGVDEDEATGAAALQLTAQLGRALNIIQGTGSQLLTAPQPEGWIELGGRVFLER